In a genomic window of Rhinolophus ferrumequinum isolate MPI-CBG mRhiFer1 chromosome 2, mRhiFer1_v1.p, whole genome shotgun sequence:
- the TNK2 gene encoding activated CDC42 kinase 1 isoform X2, translating into MAPAARVTERAVLGLKWRCGSKRLGTSSMQPEEGTGWLLELLSEVQLQQYFLRLRDDLNVTRLSHFEYVKNEDLEKIGMGRPGQRRLWEAVKRRKALCKRKSWMSKVFSGKRLEAEFPPHHSQSTFRKTSPTPGGPAGEGPLQSLTCLIGEKDLHLFEKLGDGSFGVVRRGEWDAPSGKTVSVAVKCLKPDVLSQPEAMDDFIREVNAMHSLDHRNLIRLYGVVLTPPMKMVTELAPLGSLLDRLRKHQGHFLLGTLSRYAVQVAEGMGYLESKRFIHRDLAARNLLLATRDLVKIGDFGLMRALPQNDDHYVMQEHRKVPFAWCAPESLKTRTFSHASDTWMFGVTLWEMFTYGQEPWIGLNGSQILHKIDKEGERLPRPEDCPQDIYNVMVQCWAHKPEDRPSFVALRDFLLEAQPTDMRALQDFEEPDKLHIQMNDVITVIEGRAENYWWRGQNTRTLCVGPFPRNVVTSVAGLSAQDISQPLQNSFIHTGHGDSDPRHCWGFPDKIDELYLGNPMDPPDLLSVELSTSRPTQHLGRVKREPPPRPPQPAIFTQKPTYDPVSEDQDPLSSEFKRLVLRKPGLPRGLWLAKPSARVPGTKAGRGGNGEVTLIDFGEEPVVPAPRPCAPSLAQLAMDACSLLDKTPPQSPTRALPRPLHPTPVVDWDARPLPPPPAYDEVAQDEDDFEVCSINSTLVGAGVSPGPTQGETHYAFGPEQPRLLPPVEDNLFLPPQGGGKLPSSAQTEEIFQALQQECMRHLQVPARSLGSSPSPVSDDRPQVPPRVPIPPRPARPRGELSPALSGEEETGRWPGPASPPLVPPREPVSPQSSRTPSPLVPRGSSPLPPWLSSSPGKTMPTTQSFASDPKYATPQVIQAPGPRAGPCILPIVRDGKKVSSTHYYLLPERPPYLERYQRFLREAQSPEEPAPLPVPLLPPPSTPAPAAPTATVRPMPQAAPDPKANFSTNNSNPGARPPALRATARLPQRACPGDGPEAARPADKIQMLQAMVHGVTTEECQAALQSHGWSVQRAAQYLKVEQLFGLGLRPRGECHKVLEMFDWDLEQAGCHLLGPCGSAQHKR; encoded by the exons AGGCTGGGGACCAGCAGCATGCAGCCGGAGGAGGGCACAGGCTGGCTGCTGGAGCTGCTGTCAGAGGTGCAGCTGCAACAGTACTTCCTGCGGCTCCGCGACGACCTCAATGTTACCCGCCTGTCCCACTTTGAGTATGTCAAGAATGAGGACCTGGAGAAGATTGGCATGGGCCGGCCTG gCCAGAGGCGGCTGTGGGAGGCTGTGAAGCGGAGAAAGGCCCTGTGCAAACGCAAGTCCTGGATGAGCAAG GTATTCAGTGGAAAGCGGCTGGAGGCTGAGTTCCCTCCTCATCACTCTCAGAGCACCTTCCGGAAGACCTCGCCCACCCCCGGGGGCCCAGCGGGGGAGGGGCCCCTGCAGAGCCTCACCTGCCTCATTGGGGAGAAAGACCTGCATCTCTTTGAGAAGCTCGGAGATGGCTCCTTTGGCGTGGTGCGCAGGGGCGAGTGGGATGCCCCCTCAGGGAAGACG GTGAGTGTGGCTGTGAAGTGCCTGAAGCCTGACGTGCTAAGCCAGCCAGAGGCCATGGACGACTTCATCCGGGAGGTGAACGCCATGCACTCTCTCGACCACCGAAACCTCATCCGCCTGTACGGTGTGGTGCTCACGCCACCCATGAAGATG GTGACAGAGCTGGCGCCTCTGGGATCATTGTTGGACAGGCTTCGCAAGCACCAGGGCCACTTCCTTCTGGGTACTCTGAGCCGCTATGCTGTGCAGGTTGCCGAGGGCATGGGCTACCTGGAGTCCAAGCGCTTTATCCACCGTGACCTGGCTGCCCGCAATTTGCTGTTGGCCACCCGAGACCTGGTCAAGATCGGGGACTTTGGGCTGATGCGAGCGCTACCCCAGAACGACGACCACTACGTCATGCAGGAGCATCGCAAGGTGCCCTTTGCCTG GTGTGCCCCCGAGAGCCTGAAGACACGCACCTTCTCCCATGCCAGCGACACCTGGATGTTTGGGGTGACGCTGTGGGAGATGTTCACCTATGGCCAGGAGCCCTGGATTGGCCTCAACGGCAGCCAG ATCCTGCATAAGATTGACAAGGAGGGGGAGCGTCTGCCGCGGCCAGAGGACTGTCCCCAGGACATCTACAATGTCATGGTCCAGTGCTGGGCTCACAAGCCAGAGGACAGACCCAGCTTTGTGGCCCTGCGGGACTTCCTGCTGGAG GCCCAGCCCACTGACATGCGGGCCCTTCAGGACTTTGAGGAGCCAGACAAGCTGCACATCCAGATGAATGACGTCATCACCGTCATCGAGGGGAG GGCTGAGAATTACTGGTGGCGTGGGCAGAATACTCGGACGCTGTGTGTGGGGCCCTTCCCTCGCAATGTGGTGACCTCCGTGGCTGGCCTGTCGGCCCAGGACATCAGCCAGCCTCTGCAGAATAGCTTCATCCACACAGGGCATGGCGACAGCGACCCCCGCCACTGCTGGGGCTTTCCCGACAAGATCGATGA ACTGTATCTGGGAAATCCTATGGACCCTCCCGACCTGCTGAGCGTGGAATTGAGCACCTCCCGCCCCACCCAGCATCTGGGAAGGGTGAAAA GGGAGCCTCCACCTCGCCCACCTCAGCCTGCCATCTTCACTCAGA AACCAACCTATGACCCTGTGAGCGAGGACCAAGACCCCCTGTCCAGTGAGTTCAAGAGGCTGGTGCTGCGGAAGCCAGGCCTGCCCCGTGGGCTGTGGCTGGCAAAGCCGTCGGCCCGGGTGCCGGGCACCAAGGCAGGCCGCGGCGGCAACGGCGAGGTCACACTCATCGACTTCGGCGAGGAGCCCGTGGTCCCGGCCCCACGGCCCTGTGCGCCCTCACTGGCGCAGCTGGCCATGGATGCCTGCTCCTTGCTGGACAAGACCCCGCCGCAGAGCCCCACTCGGGCCCTGCCCCGGCCCCTGCACCCCACACCTGTGGTGGACTGGGATGCCCGCCCACTGCCCCCGCCACCCGCCTACGACGAAGTGGCCCAAGACGAGGACGACTTTGAGGTCTGCTCCATCAACAGCACCCTGGTGGGCGCAGGAGTCTCCCCCGGCCCCACCCAGGGAGAGACCCACTACGCCTTTGGGCCTGAGCAGCCGCGGCTCCTCCCTCCGGTGGAGGATAACCTGTTCCTCCCGCCCCAGGGTGGGGGCAAGCTACCCTCCTCAGCCCAGACCGAAGAGATCTTCCAGGCGCTGCAGCAGGAGTGCATGCGGCACCTGCAGGTCCCGGCCCGCTCGCTGGGCTCCTCACCCAGCCCGGTGAGCGACGACAGGCCCCAGGTGCCCCCACGGGTGCCCATCCCCCCGAGGCCTGCGCGCCCACGTGGCGAGCTGTCCCCAGCCCTGTCAGGCGAAGAGGAGACAGGGCGGTGGCCTGgacctgcctcccctcccttGGTGCCTCCCCGGGAGCCTGTGTCCCCTCAAAGCTCAAGGACCCCTAGCCCCCTGGTGCCACGTGGCAGCTCCCCGCTGCCACCGTGGCTCTCAAGCTCACCTGGGAAGACCATGCCCACCACCCAGAGCTTCGCTTCAGACCCCAAGTACGCCACACCCCAAGTGATCCAGGCACCTGGCCCACGGGCCGGGCCCTGTATCCTGCCCATCGTCCGAGATGGCAAGAAGGTCAGCAGCACCCACTACTACCTGCTGCCTGAGCGCCCACCCTATTTGGAGCGCTACCAGCGCTTCCTGCGTGAGGCCCAGAGCCCCGAAGAGCCAGCCCCCCTGCCTGTGCCCCTGCTACCCCCACCCAGCaccccagcccctgctgcccccactgCCACTGTTCGTCCCATGCCCCAGGCTGCCCCAGACCCCAAGGCCAACTTCTCCACCAACAACAGCAACCCAGGGGCACGGCCACCAGCCCTGAGGGCCACTGCCCGACTGCCACAGAGGGCCTGCCCTGGGGACGGGCCGGAGGCTGCACGGCCAGCAGATAAGATCCAGATG CTGCAGGCCATGGTGCATGGGGTGACCACAGAGGAGTGCCAGGCCGCCCTGCAGAGCCACGGCTGGAGCGTGCAGAGGGCTGCCCAGTATCTGAAG GTGGAGCAGCTTTTTGGGTTGGGTCTGCGGCCGCGAGGCGAGTGCCACAAAGTGCTGGAGATGTTCGATTGGGACCTGGAGCAGGCCGGCTGCCACCTGCTGGGCCCCTGTGGCTCTGCCCAGCACAA GCGCTGA
- the TNK2 gene encoding activated CDC42 kinase 1 isoform X3: protein MGERAAYQRLTGGEEGQQRLGTSSMQPEEGTGWLLELLSEVQLQQYFLRLRDDLNVTRLSHFEYVKNEDLEKIGMGRPGQRRLWEAVKRRKALCKRKSWMSKVFSGKRLEAEFPPHHSQSTFRKTSPTPGGPAGEGPLQSLTCLIGEKDLHLFEKLGDGSFGVVRRGEWDAPSGKTVSVAVKCLKPDVLSQPEAMDDFIREVNAMHSLDHRNLIRLYGVVLTPPMKMVTELAPLGSLLDRLRKHQGHFLLGTLSRYAVQVAEGMGYLESKRFIHRDLAARNLLLATRDLVKIGDFGLMRALPQNDDHYVMQEHRKVPFAWCAPESLKTRTFSHASDTWMFGVTLWEMFTYGQEPWIGLNGSQILHKIDKEGERLPRPEDCPQDIYNVMVQCWAHKPEDRPSFVALRDFLLEAQPTDMRALQDFEEPDKLHIQMNDVITVIEGRAENYWWRGQNTRTLCVGPFPRNVVTSVAGLSAQDISQPLQNSFIHTGHGDSDPRHCWGFPDKIDELYLGNPMDPPDLLSVELSTSRPTQHLGRVKREPPPRPPQPAIFTQKPTYDPVSEDQDPLSSEFKRLVLRKPGLPRGLWLAKPSARVPGTKAGRGGNGEVTLIDFGEEPVVPAPRPCAPSLAQLAMDACSLLDKTPPQSPTRALPRPLHPTPVVDWDARPLPPPPAYDEVAQDEDDFEVCSINSTLVGAGVSPGPTQGETHYAFGPEQPRLLPPVEDNLFLPPQGGGKLPSSAQTEEIFQALQQECMRHLQVPARSLGSSPSPVSDDRPQVPPRVPIPPRPARPRGELSPALSGEEETGRWPGPASPPLVPPREPVSPQSSRTPSPLVPRGSSPLPPWLSSSPGKTMPTTQSFASDPKYATPQVIQAPGPRAGPCILPIVRDGKKVSSTHYYLLPERPPYLERYQRFLREAQSPEEPAPLPVPLLPPPSTPAPAAPTATVRPMPQAAPDPKANFSTNNSNPGARPPALRATARLPQRACPGDGPEAARPADKIQMLQAMVHGVTTEECQAALQSHGWSVQRAAQYLKVEQLFGLGLRPRGECHKVLEMFDWDLEQAGCHLLGPCGSAQHKR from the exons AGGCTGGGGACCAGCAGCATGCAGCCGGAGGAGGGCACAGGCTGGCTGCTGGAGCTGCTGTCAGAGGTGCAGCTGCAACAGTACTTCCTGCGGCTCCGCGACGACCTCAATGTTACCCGCCTGTCCCACTTTGAGTATGTCAAGAATGAGGACCTGGAGAAGATTGGCATGGGCCGGCCTG gCCAGAGGCGGCTGTGGGAGGCTGTGAAGCGGAGAAAGGCCCTGTGCAAACGCAAGTCCTGGATGAGCAAG GTATTCAGTGGAAAGCGGCTGGAGGCTGAGTTCCCTCCTCATCACTCTCAGAGCACCTTCCGGAAGACCTCGCCCACCCCCGGGGGCCCAGCGGGGGAGGGGCCCCTGCAGAGCCTCACCTGCCTCATTGGGGAGAAAGACCTGCATCTCTTTGAGAAGCTCGGAGATGGCTCCTTTGGCGTGGTGCGCAGGGGCGAGTGGGATGCCCCCTCAGGGAAGACG GTGAGTGTGGCTGTGAAGTGCCTGAAGCCTGACGTGCTAAGCCAGCCAGAGGCCATGGACGACTTCATCCGGGAGGTGAACGCCATGCACTCTCTCGACCACCGAAACCTCATCCGCCTGTACGGTGTGGTGCTCACGCCACCCATGAAGATG GTGACAGAGCTGGCGCCTCTGGGATCATTGTTGGACAGGCTTCGCAAGCACCAGGGCCACTTCCTTCTGGGTACTCTGAGCCGCTATGCTGTGCAGGTTGCCGAGGGCATGGGCTACCTGGAGTCCAAGCGCTTTATCCACCGTGACCTGGCTGCCCGCAATTTGCTGTTGGCCACCCGAGACCTGGTCAAGATCGGGGACTTTGGGCTGATGCGAGCGCTACCCCAGAACGACGACCACTACGTCATGCAGGAGCATCGCAAGGTGCCCTTTGCCTG GTGTGCCCCCGAGAGCCTGAAGACACGCACCTTCTCCCATGCCAGCGACACCTGGATGTTTGGGGTGACGCTGTGGGAGATGTTCACCTATGGCCAGGAGCCCTGGATTGGCCTCAACGGCAGCCAG ATCCTGCATAAGATTGACAAGGAGGGGGAGCGTCTGCCGCGGCCAGAGGACTGTCCCCAGGACATCTACAATGTCATGGTCCAGTGCTGGGCTCACAAGCCAGAGGACAGACCCAGCTTTGTGGCCCTGCGGGACTTCCTGCTGGAG GCCCAGCCCACTGACATGCGGGCCCTTCAGGACTTTGAGGAGCCAGACAAGCTGCACATCCAGATGAATGACGTCATCACCGTCATCGAGGGGAG GGCTGAGAATTACTGGTGGCGTGGGCAGAATACTCGGACGCTGTGTGTGGGGCCCTTCCCTCGCAATGTGGTGACCTCCGTGGCTGGCCTGTCGGCCCAGGACATCAGCCAGCCTCTGCAGAATAGCTTCATCCACACAGGGCATGGCGACAGCGACCCCCGCCACTGCTGGGGCTTTCCCGACAAGATCGATGA ACTGTATCTGGGAAATCCTATGGACCCTCCCGACCTGCTGAGCGTGGAATTGAGCACCTCCCGCCCCACCCAGCATCTGGGAAGGGTGAAAA GGGAGCCTCCACCTCGCCCACCTCAGCCTGCCATCTTCACTCAGA AACCAACCTATGACCCTGTGAGCGAGGACCAAGACCCCCTGTCCAGTGAGTTCAAGAGGCTGGTGCTGCGGAAGCCAGGCCTGCCCCGTGGGCTGTGGCTGGCAAAGCCGTCGGCCCGGGTGCCGGGCACCAAGGCAGGCCGCGGCGGCAACGGCGAGGTCACACTCATCGACTTCGGCGAGGAGCCCGTGGTCCCGGCCCCACGGCCCTGTGCGCCCTCACTGGCGCAGCTGGCCATGGATGCCTGCTCCTTGCTGGACAAGACCCCGCCGCAGAGCCCCACTCGGGCCCTGCCCCGGCCCCTGCACCCCACACCTGTGGTGGACTGGGATGCCCGCCCACTGCCCCCGCCACCCGCCTACGACGAAGTGGCCCAAGACGAGGACGACTTTGAGGTCTGCTCCATCAACAGCACCCTGGTGGGCGCAGGAGTCTCCCCCGGCCCCACCCAGGGAGAGACCCACTACGCCTTTGGGCCTGAGCAGCCGCGGCTCCTCCCTCCGGTGGAGGATAACCTGTTCCTCCCGCCCCAGGGTGGGGGCAAGCTACCCTCCTCAGCCCAGACCGAAGAGATCTTCCAGGCGCTGCAGCAGGAGTGCATGCGGCACCTGCAGGTCCCGGCCCGCTCGCTGGGCTCCTCACCCAGCCCGGTGAGCGACGACAGGCCCCAGGTGCCCCCACGGGTGCCCATCCCCCCGAGGCCTGCGCGCCCACGTGGCGAGCTGTCCCCAGCCCTGTCAGGCGAAGAGGAGACAGGGCGGTGGCCTGgacctgcctcccctcccttGGTGCCTCCCCGGGAGCCTGTGTCCCCTCAAAGCTCAAGGACCCCTAGCCCCCTGGTGCCACGTGGCAGCTCCCCGCTGCCACCGTGGCTCTCAAGCTCACCTGGGAAGACCATGCCCACCACCCAGAGCTTCGCTTCAGACCCCAAGTACGCCACACCCCAAGTGATCCAGGCACCTGGCCCACGGGCCGGGCCCTGTATCCTGCCCATCGTCCGAGATGGCAAGAAGGTCAGCAGCACCCACTACTACCTGCTGCCTGAGCGCCCACCCTATTTGGAGCGCTACCAGCGCTTCCTGCGTGAGGCCCAGAGCCCCGAAGAGCCAGCCCCCCTGCCTGTGCCCCTGCTACCCCCACCCAGCaccccagcccctgctgcccccactgCCACTGTTCGTCCCATGCCCCAGGCTGCCCCAGACCCCAAGGCCAACTTCTCCACCAACAACAGCAACCCAGGGGCACGGCCACCAGCCCTGAGGGCCACTGCCCGACTGCCACAGAGGGCCTGCCCTGGGGACGGGCCGGAGGCTGCACGGCCAGCAGATAAGATCCAGATG CTGCAGGCCATGGTGCATGGGGTGACCACAGAGGAGTGCCAGGCCGCCCTGCAGAGCCACGGCTGGAGCGTGCAGAGGGCTGCCCAGTATCTGAAG GTGGAGCAGCTTTTTGGGTTGGGTCTGCGGCCGCGAGGCGAGTGCCACAAAGTGCTGGAGATGTTCGATTGGGACCTGGAGCAGGCCGGCTGCCACCTGCTGGGCCCCTGTGGCTCTGCCCAGCACAA GCGCTGA
- the TNK2 gene encoding activated CDC42 kinase 1 isoform X5 produces MPPARRFPGLELSFPLLARLRRRLYTRLGTSSMQPEEGTGWLLELLSEVQLQQYFLRLRDDLNVTRLSHFEYVKNEDLEKIGMGRPGQRRLWEAVKRRKALCKRKSWMSKVFSGKRLEAEFPPHHSQSTFRKTSPTPGGPAGEGPLQSLTCLIGEKDLHLFEKLGDGSFGVVRRGEWDAPSGKTVSVAVKCLKPDVLSQPEAMDDFIREVNAMHSLDHRNLIRLYGVVLTPPMKMVTELAPLGSLLDRLRKHQGHFLLGTLSRYAVQVAEGMGYLESKRFIHRDLAARNLLLATRDLVKIGDFGLMRALPQNDDHYVMQEHRKVPFAWCAPESLKTRTFSHASDTWMFGVTLWEMFTYGQEPWIGLNGSQILHKIDKEGERLPRPEDCPQDIYNVMVQCWAHKPEDRPSFVALRDFLLEAQPTDMRALQDFEEPDKLHIQMNDVITVIEGRAENYWWRGQNTRTLCVGPFPRNVVTSVAGLSAQDISQPLQNSFIHTGHGDSDPRHCWGFPDKIDELYLGNPMDPPDLLSVELSTSRPTQHLGRVKKPTYDPVSEDQDPLSSEFKRLVLRKPGLPRGLWLAKPSARVPGTKAGRGGNGEVTLIDFGEEPVVPAPRPCAPSLAQLAMDACSLLDKTPPQSPTRALPRPLHPTPVVDWDARPLPPPPAYDEVAQDEDDFEVCSINSTLVGAGVSPGPTQGETHYAFGPEQPRLLPPVEDNLFLPPQGGGKLPSSAQTEEIFQALQQECMRHLQVPARSLGSSPSPVSDDRPQVPPRVPIPPRPARPRGELSPALSGEEETGRWPGPASPPLVPPREPVSPQSSRTPSPLVPRGSSPLPPWLSSSPGKTMPTTQSFASDPKYATPQVIQAPGPRAGPCILPIVRDGKKVSSTHYYLLPERPPYLERYQRFLREAQSPEEPAPLPVPLLPPPSTPAPAAPTATVRPMPQAAPDPKANFSTNNSNPGARPPALRATARLPQRACPGDGPEAARPADKIQMLQAMVHGVTTEECQAALQSHGWSVQRAAQYLKVEQLFGLGLRPRGECHKVLEMFDWDLEQAGCHLLGPCGSAQHKR; encoded by the exons ATGCCACCAGCTCGTCGGTTCCCTGGCCTCgagctctccttccctctcctggccAGACTACGGCGAAGACTCTACACA AGGCTGGGGACCAGCAGCATGCAGCCGGAGGAGGGCACAGGCTGGCTGCTGGAGCTGCTGTCAGAGGTGCAGCTGCAACAGTACTTCCTGCGGCTCCGCGACGACCTCAATGTTACCCGCCTGTCCCACTTTGAGTATGTCAAGAATGAGGACCTGGAGAAGATTGGCATGGGCCGGCCTG gCCAGAGGCGGCTGTGGGAGGCTGTGAAGCGGAGAAAGGCCCTGTGCAAACGCAAGTCCTGGATGAGCAAG GTATTCAGTGGAAAGCGGCTGGAGGCTGAGTTCCCTCCTCATCACTCTCAGAGCACCTTCCGGAAGACCTCGCCCACCCCCGGGGGCCCAGCGGGGGAGGGGCCCCTGCAGAGCCTCACCTGCCTCATTGGGGAGAAAGACCTGCATCTCTTTGAGAAGCTCGGAGATGGCTCCTTTGGCGTGGTGCGCAGGGGCGAGTGGGATGCCCCCTCAGGGAAGACG GTGAGTGTGGCTGTGAAGTGCCTGAAGCCTGACGTGCTAAGCCAGCCAGAGGCCATGGACGACTTCATCCGGGAGGTGAACGCCATGCACTCTCTCGACCACCGAAACCTCATCCGCCTGTACGGTGTGGTGCTCACGCCACCCATGAAGATG GTGACAGAGCTGGCGCCTCTGGGATCATTGTTGGACAGGCTTCGCAAGCACCAGGGCCACTTCCTTCTGGGTACTCTGAGCCGCTATGCTGTGCAGGTTGCCGAGGGCATGGGCTACCTGGAGTCCAAGCGCTTTATCCACCGTGACCTGGCTGCCCGCAATTTGCTGTTGGCCACCCGAGACCTGGTCAAGATCGGGGACTTTGGGCTGATGCGAGCGCTACCCCAGAACGACGACCACTACGTCATGCAGGAGCATCGCAAGGTGCCCTTTGCCTG GTGTGCCCCCGAGAGCCTGAAGACACGCACCTTCTCCCATGCCAGCGACACCTGGATGTTTGGGGTGACGCTGTGGGAGATGTTCACCTATGGCCAGGAGCCCTGGATTGGCCTCAACGGCAGCCAG ATCCTGCATAAGATTGACAAGGAGGGGGAGCGTCTGCCGCGGCCAGAGGACTGTCCCCAGGACATCTACAATGTCATGGTCCAGTGCTGGGCTCACAAGCCAGAGGACAGACCCAGCTTTGTGGCCCTGCGGGACTTCCTGCTGGAG GCCCAGCCCACTGACATGCGGGCCCTTCAGGACTTTGAGGAGCCAGACAAGCTGCACATCCAGATGAATGACGTCATCACCGTCATCGAGGGGAG GGCTGAGAATTACTGGTGGCGTGGGCAGAATACTCGGACGCTGTGTGTGGGGCCCTTCCCTCGCAATGTGGTGACCTCCGTGGCTGGCCTGTCGGCCCAGGACATCAGCCAGCCTCTGCAGAATAGCTTCATCCACACAGGGCATGGCGACAGCGACCCCCGCCACTGCTGGGGCTTTCCCGACAAGATCGATGA ACTGTATCTGGGAAATCCTATGGACCCTCCCGACCTGCTGAGCGTGGAATTGAGCACCTCCCGCCCCACCCAGCATCTGGGAAGGGTGAAAA AACCAACCTATGACCCTGTGAGCGAGGACCAAGACCCCCTGTCCAGTGAGTTCAAGAGGCTGGTGCTGCGGAAGCCAGGCCTGCCCCGTGGGCTGTGGCTGGCAAAGCCGTCGGCCCGGGTGCCGGGCACCAAGGCAGGCCGCGGCGGCAACGGCGAGGTCACACTCATCGACTTCGGCGAGGAGCCCGTGGTCCCGGCCCCACGGCCCTGTGCGCCCTCACTGGCGCAGCTGGCCATGGATGCCTGCTCCTTGCTGGACAAGACCCCGCCGCAGAGCCCCACTCGGGCCCTGCCCCGGCCCCTGCACCCCACACCTGTGGTGGACTGGGATGCCCGCCCACTGCCCCCGCCACCCGCCTACGACGAAGTGGCCCAAGACGAGGACGACTTTGAGGTCTGCTCCATCAACAGCACCCTGGTGGGCGCAGGAGTCTCCCCCGGCCCCACCCAGGGAGAGACCCACTACGCCTTTGGGCCTGAGCAGCCGCGGCTCCTCCCTCCGGTGGAGGATAACCTGTTCCTCCCGCCCCAGGGTGGGGGCAAGCTACCCTCCTCAGCCCAGACCGAAGAGATCTTCCAGGCGCTGCAGCAGGAGTGCATGCGGCACCTGCAGGTCCCGGCCCGCTCGCTGGGCTCCTCACCCAGCCCGGTGAGCGACGACAGGCCCCAGGTGCCCCCACGGGTGCCCATCCCCCCGAGGCCTGCGCGCCCACGTGGCGAGCTGTCCCCAGCCCTGTCAGGCGAAGAGGAGACAGGGCGGTGGCCTGgacctgcctcccctcccttGGTGCCTCCCCGGGAGCCTGTGTCCCCTCAAAGCTCAAGGACCCCTAGCCCCCTGGTGCCACGTGGCAGCTCCCCGCTGCCACCGTGGCTCTCAAGCTCACCTGGGAAGACCATGCCCACCACCCAGAGCTTCGCTTCAGACCCCAAGTACGCCACACCCCAAGTGATCCAGGCACCTGGCCCACGGGCCGGGCCCTGTATCCTGCCCATCGTCCGAGATGGCAAGAAGGTCAGCAGCACCCACTACTACCTGCTGCCTGAGCGCCCACCCTATTTGGAGCGCTACCAGCGCTTCCTGCGTGAGGCCCAGAGCCCCGAAGAGCCAGCCCCCCTGCCTGTGCCCCTGCTACCCCCACCCAGCaccccagcccctgctgcccccactgCCACTGTTCGTCCCATGCCCCAGGCTGCCCCAGACCCCAAGGCCAACTTCTCCACCAACAACAGCAACCCAGGGGCACGGCCACCAGCCCTGAGGGCCACTGCCCGACTGCCACAGAGGGCCTGCCCTGGGGACGGGCCGGAGGCTGCACGGCCAGCAGATAAGATCCAGATG CTGCAGGCCATGGTGCATGGGGTGACCACAGAGGAGTGCCAGGCCGCCCTGCAGAGCCACGGCTGGAGCGTGCAGAGGGCTGCCCAGTATCTGAAG GTGGAGCAGCTTTTTGGGTTGGGTCTGCGGCCGCGAGGCGAGTGCCACAAAGTGCTGGAGATGTTCGATTGGGACCTGGAGCAGGCCGGCTGCCACCTGCTGGGCCCCTGTGGCTCTGCCCAGCACAA GCGCTGA